A genomic window from Pirellulaceae bacterium includes:
- the thiC gene encoding phosphomethylpyrimidine synthase ThiC, whose translation MTQLLEARNGKITPEMEYVAELESLSSEDVRIEVAEGRMVIPANRVHLDACLKPMAIGIGALCKINANIGNSAVTSNVDEELTKLQTAIHHGADTVMDLSTGKNIDDIRNAIIQASPVPIGTVPIYQMLEELGGEIEDMRPQHFLDMVDHQAKQGVDYMTIHCGVLLEHLHLSMNRVTGIVSRGGSLIAKWMMAHRKQNPLYTHFGDLCEIMRQYDVTWSLGDGLRPGSIADASDDAQFAELDVLGELVERSWEHGTQVMVEGPGHIPMDQIDMNIKRQIDVCKGAPFYVLGPLVTDIAPGYDHITSAIGAAIAGWSGAAMLCYVTPKEHLGLPDEEDVKQGVIAYKIAAHAADLARHRKDVQERDDALSKARFEFDWAEQFRLSLDPETAQRYHDETLPQDTFKSAHFCSMCGPKYCSMKITEDIREMAKQGELVEIENPVSS comes from the coding sequence ATGACGCAATTACTGGAAGCTCGTAACGGGAAGATCACACCCGAGATGGAGTATGTGGCGGAGCTCGAAAGCCTGAGTTCCGAAGACGTTCGAATAGAAGTTGCCGAAGGACGAATGGTGATCCCGGCCAATCGTGTCCACCTCGATGCATGCTTGAAACCGATGGCGATCGGCATTGGGGCGTTGTGCAAAATTAACGCGAACATTGGTAATTCGGCTGTAACCAGCAACGTCGACGAAGAGCTCACCAAGTTGCAAACGGCGATCCACCATGGTGCCGATACGGTCATGGATCTCTCAACCGGAAAAAATATCGACGACATTCGAAATGCGATTATCCAAGCCTCTCCGGTGCCCATTGGCACGGTTCCGATCTACCAGATGCTCGAAGAGCTTGGTGGCGAAATCGAAGATATGCGACCACAGCACTTTCTCGACATGGTAGACCATCAGGCAAAGCAAGGGGTCGACTATATGACGATTCATTGTGGCGTGTTGCTCGAACACCTTCATTTGTCAATGAATCGGGTGACGGGGATTGTGAGCCGAGGCGGCTCTTTGATTGCAAAGTGGATGATGGCCCACCGCAAACAAAACCCGCTCTACACGCACTTTGGTGACCTCTGCGAGATCATGCGACAGTACGACGTGACCTGGAGTTTGGGGGATGGTTTGCGACCCGGGTCCATTGCGGATGCGAGTGACGATGCCCAGTTCGCGGAATTAGATGTTCTCGGCGAACTGGTCGAACGAAGCTGGGAACACGGGACGCAGGTGATGGTAGAAGGTCCTGGCCACATTCCAATGGACCAGATTGATATGAACATCAAGCGTCAAATCGATGTTTGCAAAGGTGCTCCGTTTTACGTGTTGGGCCCGCTCGTCACCGATATCGCTCCTGGCTATGATCACATCACCAGTGCGATCGGCGCTGCGATTGCTGGTTGGAGTGGGGCAGCAATGTTGTGCTACGTCACGCCGAAAGAACACTTGGGACTTCCTGACGAGGAAGATGTGAAGCAGGGAGTGATCGCTTACAAGATCGCTGCTCATGCTGCCGACCTGGCCCGTCATCGCAAAGACGTTCAAGAACGAGATGATGCCCTTAGCAAGGCCCGTTTCGAGTTTGATTGGGCCGAGCAATTTCGGCTCTCGTTAGATCCCGAAACAGCTCAGCGATATCACGATGAAACACTGCCGCAAGACACCTTTAAGAGCGCACACTTTTGCAGCATGTGCGGTCCCAAGTACTGCTCGATGAAGATCACAGAAGATATTCGCGAAATGGCAAAACAGGGCGAATTAGTCGAGATCGAAAACCCCGTATCCTCTTAA
- the metH gene encoding methionine synthase, which produces MILRSSVSQTEQNLRELLQDRILVLDGAMGTMVQALHLEEADVRGERFKNHPVDLLNFVDVLCLTQPDAVTEIHGKYLQAGADIVTTNTFGASPVGVEEFRLDPETVKDINQAAVDCARRATERFSTADRPRFVAGSIGPTTKQTAISTDVEDPGFRGATFDQMEASYFDQVKSLVEAGVDILMPETVIDTLNLKACLFAIQRYMDEANVTVPVMISTTFNEAGVTFVSSQSVEAMWNSISHFPLLSVGMNCALGPKLMRPHIEELSKVSDAFISCHPNAGLPNEMGQYDMSPKKLAEWMAEFAREGWLNIVGGCCGTTPEHIHEIFGATSGISPHQQQTIARLPRLSGTQSLTLRPDANFTMIGERTNVTGSRKFARLIRNGEFEEAVEVARQQVLNGASVIDINMDDALLDGEQAMTRYLNLIAGETDISAVPVMIDSSKWSIIEAGLKCVQGKAIVNSISLKDGESEFIERGRLIRRYGAAVVVMAFDETGQATGIEDKVAICRRAFEVLTEQVGFPAADIIFDPNILTVATGIAEHDNYAVNFIEATRRIKLECPGALVSGGVSNISFSFRGNDVVREAMHAAFLYYAVKAGMDMGIVNAGQLAVYDEVPKDLLDRVEDVILNRREDSTDRLLELAESFKGQKGTVSKEDLAWRDVPVGDRLKHSLIKGIDKFIEQDAEEARQMADRCLAVIEGPLMRGMTVVGDLFGEGKMFLPQVVKSARVMKKAVAYLLPYMEQEKIAAGIQDQSARGKILMATVKGDVHDIGKNIVGVVLGCNNYEVIDLGVMVPSEKILAAAIEHGVDMIGLSGLITPSLDQMMHVAREMERSGIEIPLLIGGATTSAKHTAVKIAPNLSQPTVHVIDASRCVGVVDRLLSPTMRRELVQENRNLQQQLVASYQQRDVKLSPFAETQQKPFPTDWEQVSIEKPSFIGVRTLSNIDLNQLREFIDWSPFFMAWEMKGKYPAILQDPKLKEVAQELFDDATKLLQEMIDQGKLEAKAVYGFWPAESDNEDVILFEDDSRTTPTNRFHFLRQQWERKGQDHFRCLSDYVAPRSSGRQDYLGAFVVTAGLGAEALAEFYEAQHDDYRSILVKALADRLAEAAAEWLHQKARIDWGFGSKESPNKDDLINENYRGIRPAPGYPACPDHTEKEALFNLLGAEQEIGVSLTESFAMMPAASVSGFYFAHPEARYFSVDRLTSDQVANYAARKGMTVATAEKWLAPNLGYEPG; this is translated from the coding sequence ATGATTTTGCGATCCTCCGTGAGTCAGACCGAACAAAACCTCCGAGAACTGTTGCAGGATCGAATCCTCGTCCTCGACGGTGCCATGGGAACGATGGTGCAAGCATTGCATCTGGAGGAGGCCGATGTTCGAGGCGAACGATTTAAGAATCATCCCGTTGATCTGTTGAACTTTGTGGATGTGCTTTGCCTGACCCAGCCGGACGCTGTCACCGAGATTCACGGCAAGTATCTCCAAGCTGGGGCTGATATCGTCACTACGAACACTTTTGGGGCGAGCCCGGTTGGAGTGGAAGAATTTCGGCTCGATCCGGAAACAGTCAAAGATATTAACCAAGCGGCAGTGGATTGTGCACGACGTGCCACCGAACGATTTTCGACCGCTGATCGTCCTCGGTTCGTAGCCGGATCGATTGGGCCCACGACGAAGCAAACGGCAATCTCAACCGATGTCGAGGATCCAGGTTTTCGGGGTGCAACTTTTGATCAAATGGAGGCGTCTTATTTCGACCAAGTGAAATCGCTTGTCGAAGCAGGGGTCGACATTTTGATGCCGGAAACAGTAATCGACACTTTGAATCTCAAAGCCTGCCTGTTTGCGATCCAGCGTTACATGGATGAAGCAAACGTGACCGTTCCGGTGATGATTTCGACCACCTTCAATGAAGCAGGTGTGACCTTTGTTTCCAGTCAATCCGTCGAGGCGATGTGGAATTCCATTTCACATTTTCCTTTGCTCAGTGTCGGGATGAACTGTGCCTTGGGGCCAAAATTGATGCGTCCGCACATTGAAGAGCTTTCAAAAGTCTCGGACGCATTTATCAGCTGTCATCCGAATGCCGGACTGCCCAATGAAATGGGCCAGTACGACATGAGCCCGAAGAAATTAGCGGAATGGATGGCAGAATTCGCTCGTGAGGGTTGGTTGAATATCGTTGGTGGGTGTTGCGGAACGACCCCGGAGCACATTCATGAGATTTTTGGGGCGACTAGTGGGATTTCGCCGCATCAACAGCAGACGATTGCGCGGTTGCCGCGACTCAGCGGGACACAGTCATTGACACTGCGTCCAGATGCCAATTTCACCATGATTGGCGAACGTACAAATGTGACCGGTTCGAGGAAATTTGCTCGGCTCATCCGAAATGGTGAATTTGAGGAAGCGGTCGAAGTCGCACGACAACAGGTTTTGAATGGTGCGAGTGTGATCGATATCAATATGGACGATGCTCTCTTGGATGGTGAGCAGGCGATGACTCGATATCTGAATCTTATCGCGGGTGAGACCGATATCAGTGCTGTTCCGGTGATGATCGATAGTTCTAAATGGTCGATCATTGAGGCGGGACTCAAGTGTGTCCAGGGAAAAGCGATCGTCAACTCCATAAGTCTCAAGGATGGAGAGTCTGAGTTTATTGAACGGGGTAGGCTGATTCGTCGTTATGGTGCCGCGGTCGTTGTGATGGCATTCGACGAAACGGGGCAAGCGACAGGGATTGAGGATAAAGTTGCCATCTGTCGCCGAGCCTTCGAAGTTTTGACCGAACAGGTTGGTTTTCCAGCAGCGGACATCATTTTTGATCCTAACATCCTCACTGTGGCGACGGGCATTGCTGAACACGACAACTACGCGGTCAACTTTATCGAGGCAACTCGGCGCATCAAGCTGGAATGTCCGGGGGCGCTGGTTTCTGGCGGTGTCAGCAATATTTCATTCTCATTTCGCGGCAACGATGTAGTCCGGGAAGCAATGCACGCGGCGTTTCTCTATTATGCCGTCAAAGCTGGGATGGATATGGGCATCGTCAATGCGGGGCAACTCGCGGTTTACGACGAAGTACCGAAAGATCTACTGGACCGTGTCGAAGATGTGATTCTGAATCGCCGCGAGGACTCTACCGATCGACTCTTGGAACTAGCCGAGTCCTTCAAGGGTCAAAAAGGAACCGTTTCCAAAGAAGATCTCGCTTGGCGCGATGTTCCTGTGGGAGATCGGCTCAAGCATTCTTTGATCAAAGGCATTGATAAGTTTATCGAGCAAGATGCTGAAGAAGCCCGCCAAATGGCCGATCGATGTCTTGCCGTGATCGAGGGGCCGTTGATGCGTGGAATGACGGTCGTTGGAGATCTGTTTGGCGAAGGCAAGATGTTCTTGCCGCAAGTCGTGAAATCGGCTCGAGTGATGAAAAAAGCAGTGGCCTATCTGCTGCCCTACATGGAACAAGAAAAGATCGCCGCGGGAATTCAGGATCAGTCCGCCCGGGGCAAGATTCTCATGGCGACTGTGAAGGGGGACGTTCACGATATCGGAAAGAATATCGTGGGTGTGGTCTTGGGGTGTAATAACTACGAAGTGATTGATCTTGGGGTGATGGTGCCCTCTGAGAAAATTCTGGCTGCCGCTATCGAACACGGTGTCGACATGATTGGACTGTCCGGTTTGATTACTCCGAGTCTTGATCAGATGATGCATGTTGCACGCGAAATGGAACGTTCCGGCATTGAGATCCCGTTGCTGATCGGCGGCGCCACGACGAGCGCAAAACACACGGCAGTAAAAATTGCACCCAATCTGAGTCAACCAACGGTGCACGTGATTGATGCTTCGAGATGCGTCGGTGTCGTTGATCGCTTACTCAGTCCAACCATGCGTCGCGAGTTGGTGCAGGAAAACCGCAATTTGCAACAGCAATTAGTGGCTTCTTACCAACAGCGGGATGTAAAGCTGAGCCCTTTTGCCGAAACTCAACAAAAGCCGTTTCCAACCGATTGGGAGCAAGTATCGATCGAGAAACCAAGCTTTATCGGAGTTCGAACACTCAGTAACATCGATCTGAATCAATTGCGTGAATTCATCGACTGGTCGCCCTTTTTTATGGCCTGGGAAATGAAGGGGAAATATCCTGCAATTTTACAAGATCCAAAGTTAAAGGAAGTCGCTCAGGAACTGTTTGACGATGCAACGAAGCTGTTGCAGGAAATGATCGATCAGGGAAAACTTGAAGCCAAAGCCGTTTATGGTTTTTGGCCGGCAGAATCCGATAACGAAGATGTCATTTTGTTCGAAGACGATAGCCGCACCACACCCACGAATCGGTTCCACTTTTTGCGTCAACAATGGGAACGAAAAGGACAGGATCATTTTCGCTGTCTCTCCGATTACGTTGCACCCCGTTCGTCGGGGCGCCAAGACTACTTGGGAGCCTTCGTGGTGACGGCTGGCCTCGGAGCAGAAGCTCTTGCCGAGTTTTATGAGGCGCAACATGATGATTATCGTTCCATCCTGGTGAAGGCACTGGCCGATCGGCTCGCTGAAGCAGCAGCAGAGTGGTTGCATCAAAAAGCTCGAATTGATTGGGGGTTTGGCTCCAAGGAATCTCCGAACAAAGATGATTTGATCAATGAGAACTACCGCGGTATTCGCCCGGCGCCAGGTTATCCGGCATGCCCGGATCACACCGAAAAAGAGGCTCTGTTCAACCTCTTGGGCGCGGAACAGGAAATTGGCGTTTCCTTGACGGAGAGTTTTGCCATGATGCCGGCCGCAAGTGTGAGTGGTTTTTACTTCGCCCATCCGGAAGCTCGCTATTTTTCGGTGGATCGACTCACGAGTGATCAAGTTGCCAACTACGCGGCGCGTAAGGGGATGACGGTTGCAACCGCGGAAAAATGGTTGGCTCCAAATCTTGGCTACGAGCCAGGCTAG
- a CDS encoding cytochrome c, producing the protein MQAYCDLPVIHPWRRGKQGWIGAKLRVFHMIGTVRSLFGLLLCSVFFSSSWGDSADHGYRLLVDKAYLPADFDQETFDQVWQVWPEPLRSKAYKATVAERRKLAFERYGLSQRPGERAGKPLQYVVSDDGQWSMNCFSCHGGRVNGVVTPGAPNTDFRLATMTAEIRLTKLKASKQLTRMDVGSLFMPLGSNTGTTNAVMFGVALMAYRQPDLSFSGRRLPPPMVHHDMDAPPWWNIYRKEKLYIDGFAPSGPRPLMQFMLVEENGPEKFREWESDFEHVYSYIQSLRAPEYPDRIDQVLAKQGQVAFRRACAECHGSYGEAVDYPERTIPLDEIGTDPVRLRALTSVHRKGYGESWFGHFGTKTVEHDPVGYVAPPLDGIWASSPYLHNGAIPTLWHLLHPEERPVVWRRSAQQLDFSRVGLHVDEFEQVPEIGRSATDRREFFDTRRIGKSASGHEFVNRLSDSEKHAVLEYLKTL; encoded by the coding sequence ATGCAGGCCTACTGCGATTTGCCCGTTATCCATCCTTGGCGTCGTGGCAAACAAGGCTGGATCGGCGCGAAACTGCGAGTTTTTCACATGATTGGCACCGTCAGATCACTGTTCGGCCTCCTCCTCTGCTCAGTGTTTTTTAGCAGCTCTTGGGGTGATTCGGCTGACCATGGCTACCGGTTGTTGGTTGACAAAGCCTATTTGCCAGCTGATTTCGACCAGGAAACGTTTGACCAAGTCTGGCAAGTCTGGCCTGAACCGCTGCGATCAAAAGCTTACAAAGCGACAGTTGCCGAACGCCGGAAATTAGCTTTCGAACGCTACGGGCTCAGCCAGAGACCCGGAGAGCGAGCGGGGAAGCCGCTGCAGTATGTGGTTTCGGATGATGGTCAGTGGTCGATGAACTGCTTTTCCTGTCACGGTGGCCGGGTGAATGGTGTCGTCACCCCAGGGGCGCCCAACACCGACTTTCGACTTGCCACGATGACCGCCGAGATTCGTCTCACAAAGTTGAAAGCGAGTAAGCAGCTCACGCGAATGGATGTGGGTTCGCTCTTTATGCCGCTAGGAAGCAACACTGGCACAACGAACGCAGTGATGTTTGGCGTAGCGCTGATGGCCTACCGACAGCCTGATTTGAGTTTTTCTGGGAGGCGATTGCCACCACCCATGGTCCATCACGACATGGACGCCCCGCCGTGGTGGAACATTTATCGCAAGGAAAAACTCTATATCGATGGCTTCGCTCCGTCAGGCCCTCGGCCTCTCATGCAGTTTATGCTGGTCGAGGAAAATGGACCCGAAAAATTTCGGGAGTGGGAATCTGATTTCGAACATGTATACTCCTACATTCAGTCTCTGCGAGCTCCCGAGTACCCCGATAGGATCGACCAGGTTTTGGCAAAACAGGGCCAAGTGGCCTTCCGACGCGCATGTGCTGAATGCCACGGTTCCTACGGTGAGGCGGTCGATTACCCGGAACGCACGATTCCGCTGGACGAGATCGGTACGGATCCGGTTCGACTGCGAGCTTTGACGTCGGTTCACCGCAAAGGTTACGGAGAGAGCTGGTTCGGGCATTTTGGTACCAAAACTGTCGAACATGATCCGGTCGGCTACGTCGCTCCACCTCTCGACGGTATCTGGGCCTCGTCGCCCTATCTTCACAATGGAGCCATCCCAACTCTCTGGCACCTTTTGCATCCGGAAGAACGTCCCGTTGTTTGGAGACGATCGGCACAGCAGCTCGATTTCAGCCGAGTTGGATTGCACGTGGACGAATTCGAGCAAGTTCCAGAAATCGGCCGTTCTGCGACTGACCGACGTGAGTTTTTCGATACGCGGCGGATTGGAAAATCAGCTTCGGGCCATGAATTCGTCAATCGGCTATCGGATTCGGAAAAGCATGCAGTTTTGGAGTATTTGAAGACACTCTGA